The DNA sequence GGAAGCTCCCGAAATACAGTTTCAGATGTCGTCAAACGTGCTAAAAATCTTGGATTAGAGCGATTGACGGACACCATGACTAACCAATGGCTTGAAGAGCTTCTCTTCCCAGAGAAGCAAGCAATTGAGAAAGGATATTCCCCACCAGATTGGGAAAAGGTTCATAAAGAATTACAGAAGAAAAACATCACATTGAAGCTACTCCATACGGAGTATTCTCAACAAACCCGTGATGGTAAAAAGATCCCCTATGCTTATCGAACTTTTGCAGAGAACTATGGAAAGTATGCGAAGAAACATAAAGCGACTATGCCTATTCGAAGAAAGCCTGGAGAAGTGTTAGAGGTAGATTGGGCCGGATCGACGTTGTTCATTAATGACCGTGAAAGTGGAGGGAAGTTAACTGTATATATTTTCGTAGCAACGCTCCCTTACAGTCAATACAGTTATGTAGAAGGGTTTTTAGACATGAAGTCTGCCAGTTGGCTAACTGGACACATTCACGCATTCGAATACTTTGGCGGGGTTTCGGAATCATTAGTTCCTGATAATTTGAAAACGGGAGTCACGAAAGCTTTACGAGGAGAACCTATTCTCAATGAAGCATATCGAGAGCTGGCTGACTATTATCAAACGGTTATCGTGCCTGGAAGAGTTCGAAGTCCCAAGGACAAAGCTAGTGTAGAAGGAACCGTTGGTTTTATTTCTCGGCAAATTATAGCTGCTCTGCGTCACTTTCAATGTTTTGACTTACAAGACTTGAATCAACAAATTTGGAAAAAACTAAATGAGATCAACGAGGAACCTTTTCAGAAAAGGCCAGGTTCAAGAAGAAAAGTGTTTGACGAAGAGGAGAGCTCCTACCTTCACCCACTCCGCCAAACACGATTCAAGTTATCCGAATGGAGAATTGCAAAGGTTCAACCAAATTATCACATTCAAGTTGAACGCATGTACTATTCCGTTCCTTACGAATATATCCAAAGCGATGTTGATGTCCGTCTCTCTAAGGATTTAATTGAAGTATACTTCAAAGAAGTGCGGATTGCATCCCATAAACGACTATCAGGGGAAACCGGTCAATTCTCAACTTTTTCAGAACATATGCCGGATAATCATCGTCTGTACTTGGAACACACACCTGAAAAGAATCTAGAGTGGGCGAAATCGATCGGAACAAACATGGGAGTATTTGCGGAGGCTCTACTTAAAAATAGTTCCGAAAAAAGGGCCTTAAATCAATTGATGAGTTTGCGCAGCATAGGGAAGAAATATTCTAAGGAAGAGCTGGATCTCGCTGCCCAAAACCTACTCCTTGCTTCTTCTAACCCTACGGTTAGTGTGTTTAAAACCATTCTTCAGAGAAATAAA is a window from the Trichococcus shcherbakoviae genome containing:
- the istA gene encoding IS21 family transposase, producing the protein MIQYRKILELHFNAISQRTISTSVGSSRNTVSDVVKRAKNLGLERLTDTMTNQWLEELLFPEKQAIEKGYSPPDWEKVHKELQKKNITLKLLHTEYSQQTRDGKKIPYAYRTFAENYGKYAKKHKATMPIRRKPGEVLEVDWAGSTLFINDRESGGKLTVYIFVATLPYSQYSYVEGFLDMKSASWLTGHIHAFEYFGGVSESLVPDNLKTGVTKALRGEPILNEAYRELADYYQTVIVPGRVRSPKDKASVEGTVGFISRQIIAALRHFQCFDLQDLNQQIWKKLNEINEEPFQKRPGSRRKVFDEEESSYLHPLRQTRFKLSEWRIAKVQPNYHIQVERMYYSVPYEYIQSDVDVRLSKDLIEVYFKEVRIASHKRLSGETGQFSTFSEHMPDNHRLYLEHTPEKNLEWAKSIGTNMGVFAEALLKNSSEKRALNQLMSLRSIGKKYSKEELDLAAQNLLLASSNPTVSVFKTILQRNKKREKEKDNGTLTEHQTDNN